One Streptomyces sp. V4I8 genomic window carries:
- a CDS encoding IS66 family transposase: protein MSDAAVPPSYEELAVLVVQLREELAAARERIVVLEGQVVDLTARLGKNSANSSRPPSSDGLAKPAPKSLRGKSGRGPGRPKGQKGITLRQVADPDHRVEHRPHGPCAGCGADLAGAVVAGIERRQVFDLPERIGLEVTEHQVLTCRCACGRSEKASGPEGVRAPVQYGPGLAAAGVYLMHGQFLSKDRTATALADLFDASVAPGTVASWVRTCASRLDAFGRLVAGKVAGAAVAFFDETGFRTAGCLHWLHSASSGQFVHLSVHRRRGREGIDAAGILPGFTGIAMHDAWAPYDSYPQAEHALCSAHVLRELVAVTERGSEKARCAAYRAIDAVLALKKAAEEARADGLDAIAVSVKDGELGALAQAVADGLKATATRSSKTEAKYHALFRRLTKRWNDYLRWVHDLTLPFDNNPAEQTIRMAKLRIKVSGCLRTLHGAQDFAAIRTYLATATRHEQPMLDVLIQAMRGSPWMPALG, encoded by the coding sequence GTGTCTGATGCTGCTGTGCCGCCTTCTTATGAGGAACTCGCTGTTCTGGTGGTGCAGTTGCGTGAGGAACTCGCCGCGGCGCGGGAACGGATCGTGGTACTGGAGGGTCAGGTCGTGGACCTGACGGCCCGGCTGGGGAAGAACTCGGCGAACTCTTCCAGGCCGCCGTCTTCGGACGGACTGGCGAAACCGGCTCCGAAGTCTCTGCGTGGGAAGTCCGGGCGGGGGCCGGGCCGCCCGAAAGGCCAGAAGGGCATCACGCTGCGGCAGGTCGCGGACCCCGACCACCGGGTCGAGCACCGGCCCCACGGCCCTTGCGCCGGCTGCGGTGCGGACCTGGCCGGGGCCGTCGTGGCCGGTATCGAGCGGCGTCAGGTCTTCGACCTGCCCGAACGTATCGGCCTGGAGGTCACCGAGCATCAGGTCCTGACCTGCCGGTGCGCGTGCGGGCGGAGCGAGAAGGCCTCCGGTCCCGAGGGCGTGCGGGCCCCGGTGCAGTACGGTCCTGGTCTCGCGGCCGCCGGCGTCTACCTGATGCACGGCCAGTTCCTGTCCAAGGACCGCACCGCCACCGCCCTGGCAGACCTCTTCGACGCGTCCGTCGCGCCGGGCACGGTGGCCTCGTGGGTACGCACTTGCGCGAGCCGGCTGGATGCCTTCGGCCGTCTCGTGGCCGGGAAGGTCGCCGGCGCGGCGGTGGCGTTCTTCGACGAGACGGGGTTCCGCACCGCCGGGTGCCTGCACTGGCTGCACTCCGCCTCCAGCGGCCAGTTCGTACACCTGTCGGTGCACCGCCGCCGCGGTCGCGAAGGCATCGACGCGGCCGGGATACTGCCCGGCTTCACCGGCATCGCCATGCACGACGCCTGGGCGCCCTACGACTCCTACCCGCAGGCCGAACACGCCTTGTGCTCGGCACACGTACTACGCGAACTGGTCGCGGTCACCGAGCGGGGCAGCGAGAAGGCCCGGTGCGCGGCCTACCGCGCCATCGACGCCGTGCTGGCCCTGAAGAAGGCCGCGGAAGAGGCCCGAGCGGACGGGCTCGACGCGATCGCCGTGTCCGTGAAGGACGGTGAGCTTGGGGCGCTGGCCCAGGCGGTGGCCGACGGGCTGAAGGCGACCGCCACCCGCAGCTCGAAGACCGAGGCGAAGTACCACGCCCTGTTCAGACGGCTGACGAAGCGCTGGAACGACTACCTGCGCTGGGTCCACGACCTCACACTGCCGTTCGACAACAACCCAGCCGAACAGACGATCAGGATGGCCAAGCTGCGGATCAAGGTCTCCGGCTGCCTGCGCACGCTGCACGGCGCGCAGGACTTCGCCGCGATCCGCACCTACCTGGCCACCGCCACCCGACACGAGCAGCCCATGCTCGACGTCCTCATCCAGGCCATGCGCGGCAGCCCCTGGATGCCCGCCCTCGGCTGA
- a CDS encoding beta-ketoacyl synthase N-terminal-like domain-containing protein has translation MPAHESPKQFSEPSLTTPEGVRAWLESAVAEAAGLDPLAVDPDRPLAELGLGSRQLVTLAADLSAATGRPLDPSLIFNHPTIAALAPAVFDETPTRTPAAVPTSGGTPMRADGDIAIISMACRFPGGADSPEALWRLLDAGEDAITEVPTGRWDTRGLHDPDPEATGKAYSLRGGYLSGIDRFDAPFFGISPRAAAAMDPQQRLLLQTSWEAVERAGIVPDTLNGSSTGVYIGLYDSGYLASAALDQLDGHVGTGSASSVASGRIAYTLGLQGPAVTVDTACSSSLVALHLAARALAGGECDLALAGGATLLVTPRGHVEFSRLRGLSPSGRCSPFSTDADGVVWAEGCGVVLLKRLADARRDGDRILAVVKGSAINQDGRSQGLSAPNGPAQERVVRAALDSAGLQPHDLDHIEAHGTGTRLGDPIEGGALAAVFGPGRPADRPLGVGSLKSNIGHTQAAAGIAGVIKTVLALGHERIPASLHAETPTGHIDWAHSGLRLIDEPQAWPRNPERVRRAGVSAFGISGTNAHVVLEEAPEEQPRRPSAGLSGATLFPLSARTLPALRAQAGRLREAIEQQPESPPAAVAATLAHHRTHFEHRAVIQASDRGELLAALRALTDDRPDPELTAGPQPALTTGKLAFVFPGQGAQWAGMARDLLDREPVFADELDRCDAALRPFTGWSVTSVLRGDPGAPPLDRVDVVQPVLFAVMVSLAAVWRARGVRPDAVVGHSQGEVAAACVAGALSLNDAAAVVALRSQALTALSGTGTMAVVALPHTDVEARLADHGGEIAVAAVNSGRSTVIAGAVDAVEALLTDLDRQRIFVRRLDVDYASHSDRVEPVRTTILDELDGVITQPTSVAWYSTVTAEPVTEELEADYWYTNLRGDWIGVSVRRRA, from the coding sequence ATGCCTGCGCACGAGTCCCCGAAGCAGTTCTCCGAGCCGTCGCTCACCACACCGGAGGGAGTGCGGGCCTGGCTGGAGTCGGCCGTCGCGGAGGCGGCCGGGCTCGACCCGCTGGCCGTCGACCCTGACCGGCCCCTCGCCGAACTCGGCCTGGGATCACGGCAGTTGGTGACGCTGGCCGCCGACCTGTCCGCGGCGACGGGCCGGCCGCTGGACCCGTCACTGATCTTCAACCATCCCACCATCGCGGCCCTCGCACCGGCGGTGTTCGACGAGACCCCGACGCGGACCCCGGCGGCCGTTCCGACTTCGGGCGGCACGCCCATGCGGGCCGATGGCGACATCGCGATCATCTCCATGGCCTGTCGCTTCCCCGGCGGCGCCGACAGCCCCGAGGCGCTCTGGCGGCTGCTGGACGCCGGCGAGGACGCCATCACCGAGGTGCCGACGGGCCGTTGGGACACCCGAGGGTTGCACGACCCGGATCCGGAAGCCACCGGCAAGGCCTACTCCCTGCGCGGCGGCTACCTCTCCGGCATCGACCGCTTCGACGCGCCCTTCTTCGGGATCTCGCCGCGCGCGGCCGCCGCCATGGACCCCCAGCAGCGACTGCTCCTGCAGACCAGCTGGGAGGCCGTCGAACGCGCCGGAATCGTCCCGGACACGCTGAACGGCAGCTCCACGGGCGTCTACATCGGCCTGTACGACAGCGGCTACCTGGCCTCGGCCGCCCTGGACCAGCTCGACGGGCATGTCGGCACCGGCTCGGCGTCCAGTGTGGCGTCCGGCCGTATCGCCTACACCCTCGGCCTCCAGGGGCCGGCGGTCACCGTCGACACCGCCTGCTCGTCCTCCCTGGTCGCCCTGCATCTGGCGGCGCGGGCGCTGGCGGGCGGGGAGTGCGACCTCGCGCTGGCGGGGGGTGCGACGCTGCTGGTGACCCCGCGGGGGCATGTCGAGTTCAGCAGGCTGCGCGGGCTGTCGCCGTCCGGGCGGTGCAGCCCGTTCTCGACCGACGCTGACGGCGTGGTGTGGGCCGAGGGCTGTGGCGTGGTGCTGCTCAAGCGGCTCGCGGACGCGCGCCGCGACGGCGACCGGATCCTCGCGGTCGTCAAGGGTTCGGCGATCAACCAGGACGGCCGCAGCCAGGGCCTCAGCGCCCCCAACGGCCCCGCCCAGGAACGGGTGGTGCGGGCCGCGCTGGACTCGGCCGGCCTCCAGCCGCACGACCTGGACCACATCGAGGCGCACGGCACCGGTACCCGGCTGGGCGATCCCATCGAGGGGGGCGCCCTGGCCGCCGTCTTCGGACCCGGCCGTCCCGCCGACCGTCCCCTCGGCGTCGGCTCCCTCAAGTCCAACATCGGCCACACCCAGGCCGCCGCGGGCATCGCGGGCGTCATCAAGACCGTGCTGGCCCTCGGCCACGAGCGCATACCGGCGTCCCTGCACGCCGAGACCCCGACCGGGCACATCGACTGGGCGCACAGCGGTCTGCGCCTGATCGACGAGCCCCAGGCCTGGCCCCGGAACCCCGAGCGGGTGCGGCGCGCCGGGGTGAGCGCGTTCGGCATCAGCGGCACGAACGCCCATGTGGTGCTGGAGGAGGCTCCCGAGGAGCAGCCTCGGCGACCCTCGGCCGGCCTCTCCGGCGCCACCCTCTTCCCGCTCTCCGCCCGCACCCTCCCCGCACTGCGCGCACAGGCAGGACGGCTTCGGGAGGCCATCGAGCAGCAGCCGGAGTCGCCGCCGGCCGCCGTCGCGGCCACCCTGGCCCACCACCGCACCCACTTCGAGCACCGGGCCGTCATCCAGGCGAGCGACCGCGGCGAACTGCTCGCCGCCCTCCGCGCCCTCACCGACGACCGCCCGGACCCCGAACTGACCGCAGGCCCCCAACCGGCCCTCACCACAGGCAAGTTGGCGTTTGTGTTCCCCGGACAGGGAGCCCAGTGGGCCGGCATGGCGCGCGATCTGCTCGACCGTGAGCCGGTGTTCGCCGACGAACTCGACCGCTGCGACGCCGCCCTGCGCCCGTTCACCGGCTGGTCGGTGACCTCCGTCCTGCGCGGCGACCCGGGGGCCCCGCCCCTGGACCGGGTCGACGTCGTCCAGCCCGTCCTGTTCGCCGTGATGGTGTCCCTCGCCGCCGTGTGGCGCGCTCGCGGCGTACGGCCGGACGCGGTCGTGGGACACAGTCAGGGCGAGGTCGCCGCCGCCTGTGTCGCCGGAGCGCTCAGCCTCAACGACGCCGCCGCGGTGGTCGCCCTGCGCAGCCAGGCCCTGACCGCACTGTCCGGCACCGGCACGATGGCCGTCGTCGCCCTGCCGCACACCGACGTCGAGGCCCGACTCGCCGACCACGGCGGCGAGATCGCCGTCGCCGCCGTCAACAGCGGCCGGTCCACGGTCATCGCCGGCGCCGTGGACGCCGTGGAGGCCCTGCTCACCGACCTCGACCGGCAGCGGATATTCGTCCGCCGCCTCGACGTCGACTACGCCTCCCACAGCGACCGGGTCGAACCGGTGCGCACGACGATCCTCGACGAACTCGACGGAGTCATCACCCAGCCCACGTCCGTCGCCTGGTACTCCACGGTCACGGCCGAGCCGGTCACCGAGGAACTCGAAGCCGACTACTGGTACACCAACCTGCGCGGTGACTGGATAGGTGTCTCGGTCCGGAGGCGTGCGTGA
- a CDS encoding fatty acyl-AMP ligase, which produces MVRSLVDLLTQHAAHHPDRTAYRHLVTGDCDGEIQEISYGRLADRSRAVAAWLQERGLAGTRAMLLYPPGLEFVCGYLGCLAAGVVAVPGVPPQGRAQNHRALTRMRRLIADADAKVILGTREIVTALSGMAEHLPELADLTCIATEDIPDEAAAAWRAPDLTADSVAFLQYTSGSTAAPRGVMVTHGNLLDNERLLTESLGHTPDTIEEYGHEMFVSWLPVYHDMGLIGPVLNTVYLGVTATLFSPLHFLQQPQRWLTAISRYRPHTSGAPNFAYELCLKHAGPGLLDGLDLSSWKVAVNGAEPVRAATLRRFTETFAPVGFRGEAHHPCYGLAESTLMVTGGTVHTPPTLLQPSDTGPHAGRTDAAAVSCGRPGRHVTVVIADPRRHEELTEGEVGEIWVRGASVAKGYWRNALATRETFRATLTGHEGRFLRTGDLGFLRDGELFVTGRLKDLIVVDGRNHYPQDLELTAEMAHPALRPGCTAAFSVEGTVADSGAGGDGGAGGEQPVIVAEIAPDAAPDAEKIIDVIRSGIGEDHGLSVRDVVLVEPGTIPKTSSGKIQRHATRAAYLDGTLAVVAAPALG; this is translated from the coding sequence ATGGTTCGATCTCTGGTCGATCTGCTGACCCAGCACGCCGCCCACCACCCCGACCGAACCGCCTACCGCCACCTCGTCACCGGCGACTGCGACGGCGAGATCCAGGAGATCTCGTACGGCCGCCTCGCCGACCGTTCCCGTGCCGTCGCCGCCTGGCTGCAGGAGCGCGGCCTGGCCGGGACCCGCGCCATGCTGCTGTACCCGCCCGGCCTGGAGTTCGTCTGTGGCTACCTGGGCTGCCTCGCGGCCGGTGTCGTCGCCGTACCGGGTGTCCCGCCGCAGGGCCGCGCGCAGAACCACCGCGCCCTGACCCGGATGAGGCGGCTCATCGCCGACGCCGACGCCAAGGTGATCCTGGGCACCCGCGAGATCGTCACGGCCCTGTCCGGCATGGCGGAGCACCTGCCCGAACTCGCCGACCTCACCTGCATCGCCACCGAGGACATACCCGACGAGGCGGCCGCCGCCTGGCGCGCACCCGACCTCACCGCCGACTCCGTCGCCTTCCTCCAGTACACCTCCGGCTCCACCGCCGCACCGCGCGGCGTGATGGTCACCCACGGAAACCTGCTGGACAACGAGCGGCTCCTCACCGAGTCCCTGGGGCACACGCCGGACACCATCGAGGAGTACGGCCATGAGATGTTCGTCAGCTGGCTGCCCGTGTACCACGACATGGGCCTCATAGGACCCGTCCTCAACACGGTCTACCTCGGTGTGACCGCCACCCTCTTCTCGCCGCTGCACTTCCTGCAACAGCCCCAGCGGTGGCTGACCGCGATCAGCCGCTACCGCCCGCACACCAGCGGCGCTCCCAACTTCGCGTACGAACTCTGCCTGAAGCACGCCGGCCCCGGACTCCTGGACGGCCTCGACCTCAGCAGCTGGAAGGTCGCCGTCAACGGCGCCGAACCAGTGCGCGCCGCCACCCTCCGGCGCTTCACCGAGACCTTCGCCCCGGTCGGCTTCCGCGGCGAGGCACACCACCCCTGCTACGGCCTGGCCGAGTCCACCCTGATGGTCACCGGCGGCACGGTCCACACCCCGCCCACACTCCTCCAGCCCTCCGACACCGGCCCGCACGCAGGCCGGACCGACGCCGCGGCCGTCAGCTGCGGACGCCCCGGCCGCCATGTCACCGTCGTCATCGCCGACCCCCGACGGCACGAGGAACTGACCGAGGGCGAGGTCGGCGAGATCTGGGTGCGCGGCGCGAGCGTCGCCAAGGGCTACTGGCGCAACGCCCTCGCCACCCGCGAGACCTTCCGCGCCACCCTGACCGGCCACGAGGGCCGCTTCCTGCGCACCGGCGACCTCGGATTCCTGCGCGACGGCGAGCTCTTCGTCACCGGGCGCCTCAAGGACCTCATCGTCGTCGACGGACGCAACCACTACCCGCAGGACCTGGAACTGACCGCCGAGATGGCCCACCCCGCCCTTCGCCCCGGCTGCACCGCCGCATTCTCCGTCGAGGGAACCGTGGCAGACAGCGGAGCCGGGGGAGACGGGGGAGCGGGCGGCGAACAGCCCGTCATCGTCGCCGAGATCGCCCCGGACGCGGCGCCCGACGCGGAGAAGATCATCGACGTCATCCGCAGCGGGATCGGCGAGGACCACGGCCTTTCGGTACGTGACGTCGTCCTGGTGGAGCCGGGCACCATCCCCAAGACGTCCAGCGGCAAGATCCAGCGCCATGCCACCCGGGCGGCCTACCTGGACGGCACCCTCGCCGTGGTCGCCGCGCCCGCCCTCGGCTGA